DNA sequence from the Acidobacteriota bacterium genome:
TCGCCGTGTACTCCTCCAGGAAGAACGACGGCCAGCCGGTCGGCGTCGGCGGCATGACGGGCGCACCGCCAAAGTGGATCGCCGCGAGCAGACCACTCTGCTCGATCGCCTTCCACAGGGCGTGGTAGTGGCGGCTTCCGAGCGGATGCTCGGTCCGCACCGGAATCAGGACCTGGACGAAGCCCGGCCTGCCGGCGCAGCGCTCGACTTCTTCGACCGCGGCGGCCGGCAGCCCGATGGGCACCACGACGGAGCCCCTCAGTCGGGGTTCGCGCTCCAGCCACTCCGCCGCCTGCCAGTCGTTCGTCGCGGTCGCCAGCACCGTTGCTACATCCGGGTTGTGAATGCTGTCGACCGCGTAGAGGCAACTCGAGATCGCCACCTCCGCGCCGCCCTCTTCAAAGACGGCCTCGCGGAGTTCGGTAAGCCCACCGCGCCGCCCGGCGACGGGTGACCGCGGTGGGTAGTACTCCTGTGAGGCGCCCTTGTCCATCGTGTTGTCGAAGTGCTCGACCCAGTGCCCCGGCAGCAGGGGGTAGAGATCACGAAGGCGGGGATTCGGGATGTGGACGTCGGCGTCGATCATGGCCCGGGCTCTGCGCTGCGGCCGGAGCCTATCGTCCGCTTCGTTCCGCCCTCCCGGGGTATCGTTGCGCGCTCAACGCACAGCCAGGAGGCCAGCCATGCCAGCACTCGACGGTCTGCGCATTCTCGATCTGACGCAGTATGAAGCCGGTACGTCCTGTACCCAGGCCCTGGCCTGGCTGGGCGCCGATGTGGTCAAGGTGGAGCGCCCCGGCACGGGAGATCCGGGGCGTGGTCTGGCCGGTGGACGCAGCACGGACGACTCCGAGTACTTCCTAAACTGGAACAGCAACAAACGCAGCATCGCGATCAATCTCGCCGCCGACGAAGGACG
Encoded proteins:
- a CDS encoding amidohydrolase family protein; this encodes MIDADVHIPNPRLRDLYPLLPGHWVEHFDNTMDKGASQEYYPPRSPVAGRRGGLTELREAVFEEGGAEVAISSCLYAVDSIHNPDVATVLATATNDWQAAEWLEREPRLRGSVVVPIGLPAAAVEEVERCAGRPGFVQVLIPVRTEHPLGSRHYHALWKAIEQSGLLAAIHFGGAPVMPPTPTGWPSFFLEEYTAMAQVFATQLTSMIVEGVFDACPALRVVFLESGFTWIPSHLWRMDKEWRNLRRLVPWVRRPPSDYFREHVRVGIQPLDAPPDPAHLCEIVDQLGSDDVLLYASDYPHVHACDAGDLLLRLLPESLGRKIRSENARSFYRMSEGG